Within the Methanofastidiosum sp. genome, the region ATTAAAATTATAATGAGGACAAAAAACAATTCCGCTATCTGTTGTCTACAGATGGCTAGCACTTCAGTATAAAATGTGGCAAAAGACATAAAGAAAAAAACTGATAAAAATGCAATTTTATTGCTAGTTTGCCTTTGAAACAGCGAATATAATCCCAAGGGTACCATAGAATACAAAAGAGGATAAATTATTTTATAAACCCATCTGAGATCCATGCCAGTTATTTTGGCATAAATAGGAGAAAGCACAACAACACTCAATACACTATTATAAGAATGATAAATCCCCATATCCCATAAAGAGTTCTTTAATACTAGATTAGCAAAGTAATATTCAATCTGTATATCCCAGCCCCATATATAATTTGAAATTAATGCTGTATGATATAAAAGGGAAATTGAAATTATAAAAACAGCAAAGGGATACAAATTTTCCATAATTTTGTCAAAAATTACTAAAAATACTACTGTCGCAATTAAAACAATTAAAAGCAATAGAAGAATGTTTTCATTGTAAAAATTCATTATATGAGTCCCTAAAATTGCTAAAAAAGGTACACTACACAAAAATAGCGTTTCTGGTGTCATAAAGTCCCTGAATTTAATAAAGCAAGTATCAGAAAAATTCCTATCTCTTATATAGCTCAGGAAACATAAAATCGATACAACCACACTTATCATAATAATTAAATAAGTCAACGAGAGTGGCCTTGAAATACCGAAAACAGGTAAAATTAAGTTCATAAAAAATCCTATGAACATTAAAGCTGAAATACTCAAACCGACAGAATATAAGAGCGTTTCGGTGCTACCAAGATCATGCAGTTTCAAGATTCTAAGAATAAGAACACCCGGTATGAATGTAAGGTACACAAAACCTATGAGCGCCCTTATGAGAGGAATATGAAAACCTATAATATCCAAGTATATTAAACCCAAAAATACCAGCTGAATGCTTAATACCATCTTTAAAAAATTCTTCATTTCCCAATCATTCATTTTAAAAATATTCATGGCTTCGTCTCCTCTACATCTAAAAAAATCTCGTTTTAATTTAATCTATCACTCTTTTTCAACAAGAATATTCATTTCATGAGTGCATCCTTACTATCTCTTTTCGTAGCACTTTATCATAAAGTCTAGGAGGTCATTTGCAAACGTTGCATTATCGACAATCAATATGTTTCCATTGTTACTTCATCTCATAATCGGAAATGGGAGTGATATCTAATCATTCACCTTATTTATCTTTGGTGTATATTAGTTTATAGGTATTATTTTATAGGAGCAATAAAAACAAACTATCTCTTTAATATTGTAGAATTTGAAGATGTAAACTGCTGGAACATTCAGAATCAGTTTATAGATAGCTGGGAGTATCGTAACGCTCAGACAGGCATTGTATGCATTATTTATTGCACCGAAGGTACTCCAGTGCCCATTTATCAGGACACTTCTAAAGAGAAAATATTCTGTGTGAATATCTCTCCCTATGAGGTAACTTGAGGGAAGCCCATTCATTATCAGGAGCGAGAGACCAATATTGAACAGGGCAGCAGGATATGTAGAATTATCCAACCTATCCCTCAGAACGTCAGAACCATTATGTAGAGCAGGTGAGGAGGACGCCGAGTAAAACCGTGTTCACCAAGTATGTGTTCATAAAGTATGAACCGATAGCCGTTAAAACCGGAAAAAAGAAAGGAGAAAACTGTGGGTGCAGATATGGCATCCTTAATGTTGAGCACAGCTTTCCCTCCAGGGAGATGGCGAAGATAATATACAATTAGAAGAATTGCAGTGAGGAGATTGAGAGATATGACCATGGGAAGAAGGGATACTGGCCTCTTTATAATTGGATATGCTGTGTTAATCACCAGGCCCGTGAATATAAGCATTGCGAGGCTTAAACCAACTGAGAGTAAAGATTTCTCAAGTAATTTAAGGTCAAGGTTCATTATTTTCACAAGGAGATATCCTGGAATCGTTGAAAAGAATATGAAGGGCAAGCTCTGTCTCAGAATAGGAATGTCCATGAAGATTGCTATATCCATGATGAACATTAACAATATTAAATAAAGGATATCCCGCCTCATTCTGAACCCCAACTTCACGTCCATTATATTTACATCGAAATTATATGTCTAAGGACCTTTAAGTTCCCTGTAAATGTCCTCAAGTCTCTTTATTACCTCATCAATGTCATATGATTTGCAGGAGTCGTAGGCCCCCCTTTCAAGTTCGGCCAGGATAGAGGGATCCCTTGAAATTTTTTCTATTAAACTGGAAAGCCCCTCGACGTCTCCCGGCTCAAAGAGGAACCCATTGTAACCATCAATGACGAGTTCAGGTATTCCACCGATCCTGCTTGCAAGGACAGGTGTTGAATTAGAGAAGCTCTCATATATCACCATGGGGGAATTATCATACCATATTGATGGAAGAACCGTTAAATTGGCCATTCTGTACATATTTTCCAGTTCCTCACCCCTCAGGAAGCCGTGAAACCTGATTCTCGGGTCATCCCCTGCAAGTCTTCTCAGTTCTTGTTCTAATGGCCCTTTCCCGACAATGTGTAACCTAAGATTACTTTTGCTGATTTTTTTAAAACTTTTAATTAAAATATCTGGACCTTTATGTTTTGATAGTGACCCGACAAATAGGATATCAATTGTATCATAAGCTTTTTTCGTTCTATCCTTTTTTGGGGTGATAGGATTAGGCAATATCATCTTTTCTGTGTCTTGGAAAAGGCACTCTGATTCAAGTTTTTCAAGCACGAACCTTGATGGTGCCGTTACAACATCAGGTTTACCATCTATGACGATTTTTTGGATCCAATTATAAAATCTGCAAGGTAGATTTTTATCCTCACATATTTGACCTTCCCCGTTAAGTAAGCTGGTTCTTACGCATATCGGTGAATAATCATGTGCTGTGAAAACCATAGACAAGTTAAGATCCTTTACAACTTTAAATGATAATGGTGATAGGCCCCTATAATTGTGTATATGGACTATGTCTGGGGTCTCTTTTTTTAGGATTTTTTTAATTTTTTTGTAGGCGTTTATATTGAAGAGGTCTATTAGGTGCCATAATGTTCTTTTTATGGTGTTTTGTGAATGGAATTCTGGGAGAAAGTATAGATTCAAGGGGAGCCTATAAGTTTCAACACCACCTACTGTAAGTTCTTGGGGGGTTTTATCGTCGCTTGTTGTTATTACAAAAACTTCATGTCCTCTTTTCAATAGGCTTTTGGCGATTTTTTCAGCGACAATTGAACCTCCCCCCATTGTTGCGGGTGGGTAAATGGTGCAGATAAGGCATATTTTAATTGTGACCACTCCATAGGTTTTTTAGGACTTTTCATGTAGTAGTTTTAGGGTGATTTGGGATATGTCCATAAGTGTTATCTGTTTATTTATCTTTGTTTTCCCATGGTTTTTAATCAGAAAAACAGGTGTTTCAGCTTTATGGCTTCCTGGTTGGATTGCGTGGCTTTTGCTTTCGGTGAATATGGAGACGTTTATGTCCCAGCCAGCCCCCCATTCATCTTCTAACTTGAAGAGGATGTCAGGGTATTTTTTTATATATTTACCTTCATAGATTTCTTCTCTTTTACAGACCCATTCAATCAAGTTTTTTGACTTGATGGGGTCTTTTATTGATTGTAAGAGTGTGATGATCTCATCTCTTAGGTTTTCATAGGATGAATCGTTTATCTGGTTTTTATTTATTTTAATCCCGGCATAGGGGTATTCCTTGATGCCCCTAGCCAAGTCTGATAAATATGCTAAACTATCATTTTTATCTATGGGGATGCTTTTAACATAAAAATTTTTACCCTGGGGAAAGATTTCTATGAAATCTGAGGCAAGTTTTTCAACGAATCGGTAACGATTCATAGCCTTGATGACATTTTTCCTTATCAGATCCATCAGTAAACCTTTAGAGATCCTACTATCCCCTATTTTTGGTTTGAGTAGACCATTTCTTTTTAAGATTTCATTTATGTTAACGACCCTTGGGGGTCTCATGCCATGTCCATGATCGCTTAACACGATGAAAGCTGTTTTTGGATCAGCTAATTGGAGAAATTTTCCTATTACATGTTTATCATAGAACCTATAAAATTCAAAAACCACATCTTCATAAGGGTTATCCTTTTTATAATATGGATCATTTTTATCATGGTACATCCAGAATAGATGTTGTATTTTGTCAAGTGCAGAGGAATAATAAAAATAGAGATCCCAGTTTATATCGCGGCAAAGCTTTGATGCTAGTCTAATCTCATTTAAGATAACCTCTTTGGTAGCTTCTATTATGTCTTCACGTTTCAAGGGTGATGATGGTGGTTTCAAACCCTCAAAATCATATTCCTCCCAGAGTTCTTTTGGGTATGTTTGTATGTTAAAATTTTTTATATCTTTTTTTATGTCCTCTGCTTCTGTTGTCCGGCTGACCATAACCCCATTAACTGGCCATACGGGATAGGCCATTTTTGGGAAAATTATACAAACCTTTTTGCCTATTTTTCCTGCAACATCCCAAAATGTGGTTCCAGGAAGATCATCCACTAAATCCTCGGAGTCTTTTATGGGTTCAAAGGGGTCTTTGAAAAAAACAAAACCGTGTTCTGCTGGATTTTTACCTGTGTAGATTGAAGCCCATGCTGTAGGCGAATCCGGTGGAAATACAGAGGATAGTTTAACATTTGGAGACCCTTCTTTTAATTTTCTGAAATTTGGGAGGTATTTTTCGAAGCTGGATAATAATCCATTGTCTAGACCGTCAATCCCTATCATCATCACTTTCATTTTATTCTCTCACCACACTTTCAGAGACTTTTTTCTTGATAAAGCGTTTTATTTTTTCTAGATCTTTGCTACCATCTACTATTATCATATCATATTCGGAGGCTATGAACCTATACCTCATGGCCCTTTCTTCCAAGTATTTCAATGATGGTATGTCATTTTTCCTTTTGAATGCTATATCCACTGGGACATCTATAAAGAATGATAATGTTGGTTTTGGGAAGAAACGGAAAAACTTTTCGATTTCTTTTTTCATCTTTTTATTTGAGTAGTTCATATCCACCGCAAAATCGTTTATGACCGTGTCAAAAATGTATCTGTCACATACAATATTATGCCCCATAACTGATGGGATTTTAACCCTTAAGAATAGTTGTATCAGATAATCTAAGAGCATTATAAAATAATAGATTTTGAATAAAAGAGGATGATCCTTTATTTTTTTCCTTTTTCCATAGGAATAACCTCTATAATCCTTGAACATGTCCCTTTCCTTGAGGAATATTCTTCTACCAATCATGATGAAGGGTTTTAATATGAAAGGTTCTAGTCTACCATATACATAATCACATTCTATGCCATGTTTTCTAAGCACTTGCCTGATATATTTTGCATGTGTAGTTTTCCCTGCCCCGTCGATGCCACTGAATGAAATCAAAAATTTCTCAGAGCTTCTTGTAGACATTTTCGAGCCTCTTTGATATCTGTGTCCATGAATACATTTCAACTTTCCTTCGGGTTTTAATTTCTCTATTGAAATCCTTGAAATATTTCACAGCTTTTATAAAATCTTCAATATCATCAGCAAAAATGAGACCATCCCCCTCCTTAAAAACTCGTGGAAGCCCACCAAATCTTGTTGAAACCACTGGGAGATTGCATGCCATAGCTTCAAACACAGAAAGTGGCATATCTATACAATCAGCCTTACTCTTCCCTATCAAACTTTTTCGTGAAATAACGGGAAAAACATAACAGTCGGCAGAACCATATATCAATTCTATATTCCTAAAGTATTTGTCCCATATTATGCACCCTGCATTTTTTAATTTATTTAACATTTTTTCTTCGATTCCCTGTGAAAGGGCACCAACAATTAAAACTTGTAAGCCTTCAAGTTCTTGTAATCTGATGAGCCATTCGAGGTTTCTTCCCTCTTTTATAGAACCTACATGAAGAACCAGGAAATCATCCTCCTCCAGGCCAAAATTCCTCCTTAACACACTTTTCTTTTCTTTTAGGGACGGATGAAACTTTCTCATATCAATTCCCGTAATTGGGAGAAATATCGTATCAAATTTTAAACCTTTGAATTTTTTTTCCATTTCAAGGGATTGAACAATGACAATATCTGGTTTAAAATATCTGATAAACTGAAAGGACAATTTTGAAAATGTCGGGCGCATTATAGAAATCACAGACTTAGCATTGAAAATTGTGCTTATAATCTTTAATATCATAAAACTTAGAAGCGAAGAACCGCTAACATAATGCACGACTGAAGGCCTAAACTCTCTC harbors:
- a CDS encoding thymidylate kinase, with translation MSTRSSEKFLISFSGIDGAGKTTHAKYIRQVLRKHGIECDYVYGRLEPFILKPFIMIGRRIFLKERDMFKDYRGYSYGKRKKIKDHPLLFKIYYFIMLLDYLIQLFLRVKIPSVMGHNIVCDRYIFDTVINDFAVDMNYSNKKMKKEIEKFFRFFPKPTLSFFIDVPVDIAFKRKNDIPSLKYLEERAMRYRFIASEYDMIIVDGSKDLEKIKRFIKKKVSESVVRE
- a CDS encoding glycosyltransferase family 4 protein is translated as MKVCLLGEFDVKLDEAMRKTAHYLYKCLSRDHNVLKLDLRNIFSISFWWKLREFRPSVVHYVSGSSLLSFMILKIISTIFNAKSVISIMRPTFSKLSFQFIRYFKPDIVIVQSLEMEKKFKGLKFDTIFLPITGIDMRKFHPSLKEKKSVLRRNFGLEEDDFLVLHVGSIKEGRNLEWLIRLQELEGLQVLIVGALSQGIEEKMLNKLKNAGCIIWDKYFRNIELIYGSADCYVFPVISRKSLIGKSKADCIDMPLSVFEAMACNLPVVSTRFGGLPRVFKEGDGLIFADDIEDFIKAVKYFKDFNREIKTRRKVEMYSWTQISKRLENVYKKL
- a CDS encoding glycosyltransferase family 4 protein, yielding MGGGSIVAEKIAKSLLKRGHEVFVITTSDDKTPQELTVGGVETYRLPLNLYFLPEFHSQNTIKRTLWHLIDLFNINAYKKIKKILKKETPDIVHIHNYRGLSPLSFKVVKDLNLSMVFTAHDYSPICVRTSLLNGEGQICEDKNLPCRFYNWIQKIVIDGKPDVVTAPSRFVLEKLESECLFQDTEKMILPNPITPKKDRTKKAYDTIDILFVGSLSKHKGPDILIKSFKKISKSNLRLHIVGKGPLEQELRRLAGDDPRIRFHGFLRGEELENMYRMANLTVLPSIWYDNSPMVIYESFSNSTPVLASRIGGIPELVIDGYNGFLFEPGDVEGLSSLIEKISRDPSILAELERGAYDSCKSYDIDEVIKRLEDIYRELKGP